A region of Cucumis melo cultivar AY chromosome 2, USDA_Cmelo_AY_1.0, whole genome shotgun sequence DNA encodes the following proteins:
- the LOC103487220 gene encoding serine carboxypeptidase-like 20 isoform X5, with the protein MGARRVEDEEERRRRKGKKMERGLLIILYLLVNAVAIIIIEAAPQGSLVTHLPGFTNNNFPSKHHSGYINIDEIESGKKLFYYFVTSERSPAEDPVVLWLNGGPGCSSFDGFVYEHGPFNFEEGNPKGTLPTLHLNPYSWSKVSNIIYLDSPAGVGLSYSTNHTNYITGDLQTASDTHTFLLKESLMQASMSLHLLPKLSKEAEASCGGNYFDPQTDDCFDKLDQIDQALERLNIYDILEPCYHSPNTKMNTNLPPSFQQLGQTEKTTLAVRKRMFGRAWPFRAPVRDGIVPLWPQLAQSHASTHESTVPCMNDEVATIWLNDESVRAAIHAEPRSVTGPWELCTQRISYDHDAGSMIPYHINLTSQGYRALIFSGDHDMCVPYTGSQAWTSSVGYKIVDEWRPWFTNSQVAGYLQGYQHNLTFLTIKGAGHTVPEYKPREALDFYSRWLHGNSI; encoded by the exons ATGGGAGCTAGAAGGGTTGAAGAtgaggaagaaagaagaagaagaaaaggaaagaaaatggagagaggtttattaataatattatatttgttAGTTAATGCGGTAGCCATCATTATTATTGAGGCAGCTCCTCAAGGTTCTCTTGTAACTCATTTGCCTGGATTCACAAACAATAACTTTCCATCAAAACACCATTCAGG GTATATAAATATTGATGAAATTGAGAGTGGAAAAAAGctgttttattattttgtgaCGTCGGAACGGAGTCCGGCGGAGGATCCGGTGGTTCTCTGGCTCAACGGCGGCCCTGGCTGCTCTAGCTTCGATGGCTTTGTCTATGAACATG GACCTTTCAATTTTGAGGAAGGAAATCCAAAGGGAACCCTACCCACCTTACATCTCAATCCTTACAGCTGGTCCAAG GtttcaaatattatatatttggatTCTCCTGCTGGGGTTGGCTTATCTTACTCAACAAACCACACTAATTACATAACTGGAGATCTTCAAACTGCTTCTGATACCCACACTTTCCTTCTCAAA GAGAGTCTTATGCAGGCATCTATGTCCCTACACTTGCTTCCCAAGTTGTCAAAG GAAGCCGAAGCATCTTGTGGTGGAAATTACTTCGATCCTCAAACAGATGATTGCTTTGACAAACTTGACCAAATTGACCAG GCTCTGGAACGGTTAAACATATACGACATATTGGAGCCATGTTATCACTCACCAAACACAAAAATGAACACCAATTTACCACCTAGTTTTCAACAACTTGGGCAAACGGAGAAGACAACATTGGCGGTTAGGAAGCGGATGTTCGGCCGTGCTTGGCCATTCCGGGCACCGGTGCGTGATGGCATTGTCCCTCTTTGGCCTCAGCTAGCTCAGTCCCATGCTAGTACTCATGAATCCACTGTTCCATGTATg AACGATGAAGTTGCAACCATATGGTTGAATGACGAATCTGTAAGAGCAGCCATTCATGCAGAACCG CGAAGTGTAACAGGTCCATGGGAGCTATGTACACAGAGAATAAGTTACGATCATGATGCTGGAAGTATGATTCCTTATCACATCAACCTCACTTCTCAAGGTTATAGAGCCCTTATTTTCAG TGGAGACCATGATATGTGTGTGCCATATACTGGAAGCCAAGCATGGACTTCTTCAGTTGGTTACAAAATTGTTGATGAATGGAGGCCATGGTTCACCAATTCCCAAGTTGCTGG GTATTTACAAGGATATCAGCACAACCTCACTTTTCTCACCATAAAg
- the LOC103487220 gene encoding serine carboxypeptidase 1-like isoform X4 produces MGARRVEDEEERRRRKGKKMERGLLIILYLLVNAVAIIIIEAAPQGSLVTHLPGFTNNNFPSKHHSGYINIDEIESGKKLFYYFVTSERSPAEDPVVLWLNGGPGCSSFDGFVYEHGPFNFEEGNPKGTLPTLHLNPYSWSKWFKEFPEFVKNPFYIAGESYAGIYVPTLASQVVKGLKDGALPIINLKGYMVGNGVTDEKFDGNALVPFAHGMALISHSIFKEAEASCGGNYFDPQTDDCFDKLDQIDQALERLNIYDILEPCYHSPNTKMNTNLPPSFQQLGQTEKTTLAVRKRMFGRAWPFRAPVRDGIVPLWPQLAQSHASTHESTVPCMNDEVATIWLNDESVRAAIHAEPRSVTGPWELCTQRISYDHDAGSMIPYHINLTSQGYRALIFSGDHDMCVPYTGSQAWTSSVGYKIVDEWRPWFTNSQVAGYLQGYQHNLTFLTIKGAGHTVPEYKPREALDFYSRWLHGNSI; encoded by the exons ATGGGAGCTAGAAGGGTTGAAGAtgaggaagaaagaagaagaagaaaaggaaagaaaatggagagaggtttattaataatattatatttgttAGTTAATGCGGTAGCCATCATTATTATTGAGGCAGCTCCTCAAGGTTCTCTTGTAACTCATTTGCCTGGATTCACAAACAATAACTTTCCATCAAAACACCATTCAGG GTATATAAATATTGATGAAATTGAGAGTGGAAAAAAGctgttttattattttgtgaCGTCGGAACGGAGTCCGGCGGAGGATCCGGTGGTTCTCTGGCTCAACGGCGGCCCTGGCTGCTCTAGCTTCGATGGCTTTGTCTATGAACATG GACCTTTCAATTTTGAGGAAGGAAATCCAAAGGGAACCCTACCCACCTTACATCTCAATCCTTACAGCTGGTCCAAG TGGTTTAAAGAATTTCCAGAGTTTGTTAAAAATCCATTTTACATAGCAGGAGAGTCTTATGCAGGCATCTATGTCCCTACACTTGCTTCCCAAGTTGTCAAAG GACTCAAAGATGGAGCTTTACCAATCATAAATTTAAAG GGTTACATGGTGGGGAATGGTGTGACGGACGAAAAGTTTGATGGCAATGCTCTTGTTCCCTTTGCACATGGCATGGCCCTCATCTCACACTCCATCTTTAAG GAAGCCGAAGCATCTTGTGGTGGAAATTACTTCGATCCTCAAACAGATGATTGCTTTGACAAACTTGACCAAATTGACCAG GCTCTGGAACGGTTAAACATATACGACATATTGGAGCCATGTTATCACTCACCAAACACAAAAATGAACACCAATTTACCACCTAGTTTTCAACAACTTGGGCAAACGGAGAAGACAACATTGGCGGTTAGGAAGCGGATGTTCGGCCGTGCTTGGCCATTCCGGGCACCGGTGCGTGATGGCATTGTCCCTCTTTGGCCTCAGCTAGCTCAGTCCCATGCTAGTACTCATGAATCCACTGTTCCATGTATg AACGATGAAGTTGCAACCATATGGTTGAATGACGAATCTGTAAGAGCAGCCATTCATGCAGAACCG CGAAGTGTAACAGGTCCATGGGAGCTATGTACACAGAGAATAAGTTACGATCATGATGCTGGAAGTATGATTCCTTATCACATCAACCTCACTTCTCAAGGTTATAGAGCCCTTATTTTCAG TGGAGACCATGATATGTGTGTGCCATATACTGGAAGCCAAGCATGGACTTCTTCAGTTGGTTACAAAATTGTTGATGAATGGAGGCCATGGTTCACCAATTCCCAAGTTGCTGG GTATTTACAAGGATATCAGCACAACCTCACTTTTCTCACCATAAAg
- the LOC103487220 gene encoding serine carboxypeptidase 1-like isoform X2 — translation MGARRVEDEEERRRRKGKKMERGLLIILYLLVNAVAIIIIEAAPQGSLVTHLPGFTNNNFPSKHHSGYINIDEIESGKKLFYYFVTSERSPAEDPVVLWLNGGPGCSSFDGFVYEHGPFNFEEGNPKGTLPTLHLNPYSWSKVSNIIYLDSPAGVGLSYSTNHTNYITGDLQTASDTHTFLLKWFKEFPEFVKNPFYIAGESYAGIYVPTLASQVVKGLKDGALPIINLKGYMVGNGVTDEKFDGNALVPFAHGMALISHSIFKEAEASCGGNYFDPQTDDCFDKLDQIDQALERLNIYDILEPCYHSPNTKMNTNLPPSFQQLGQTEKTTLAVRKRMFGRAWPFRAPVRDGIVPLWPQLAQSHASTHESTVPCMNDEVATIWLNDESVRAAIHAEPRSVTGPWELCTQRISYDHDAGSMIPYHINLTSQGYRALIFSGDHDMCVPYTGSQAWTSSVGYKIVDEWRPWFTNSQVAGERDILCLSTSQEKH, via the exons ATGGGAGCTAGAAGGGTTGAAGAtgaggaagaaagaagaagaagaaaaggaaagaaaatggagagaggtttattaataatattatatttgttAGTTAATGCGGTAGCCATCATTATTATTGAGGCAGCTCCTCAAGGTTCTCTTGTAACTCATTTGCCTGGATTCACAAACAATAACTTTCCATCAAAACACCATTCAGG GTATATAAATATTGATGAAATTGAGAGTGGAAAAAAGctgttttattattttgtgaCGTCGGAACGGAGTCCGGCGGAGGATCCGGTGGTTCTCTGGCTCAACGGCGGCCCTGGCTGCTCTAGCTTCGATGGCTTTGTCTATGAACATG GACCTTTCAATTTTGAGGAAGGAAATCCAAAGGGAACCCTACCCACCTTACATCTCAATCCTTACAGCTGGTCCAAG GtttcaaatattatatatttggatTCTCCTGCTGGGGTTGGCTTATCTTACTCAACAAACCACACTAATTACATAACTGGAGATCTTCAAACTGCTTCTGATACCCACACTTTCCTTCTCAAA TGGTTTAAAGAATTTCCAGAGTTTGTTAAAAATCCATTTTACATAGCAGGAGAGTCTTATGCAGGCATCTATGTCCCTACACTTGCTTCCCAAGTTGTCAAAG GACTCAAAGATGGAGCTTTACCAATCATAAATTTAAAG GGTTACATGGTGGGGAATGGTGTGACGGACGAAAAGTTTGATGGCAATGCTCTTGTTCCCTTTGCACATGGCATGGCCCTCATCTCACACTCCATCTTTAAG GAAGCCGAAGCATCTTGTGGTGGAAATTACTTCGATCCTCAAACAGATGATTGCTTTGACAAACTTGACCAAATTGACCAG GCTCTGGAACGGTTAAACATATACGACATATTGGAGCCATGTTATCACTCACCAAACACAAAAATGAACACCAATTTACCACCTAGTTTTCAACAACTTGGGCAAACGGAGAAGACAACATTGGCGGTTAGGAAGCGGATGTTCGGCCGTGCTTGGCCATTCCGGGCACCGGTGCGTGATGGCATTGTCCCTCTTTGGCCTCAGCTAGCTCAGTCCCATGCTAGTACTCATGAATCCACTGTTCCATGTATg AACGATGAAGTTGCAACCATATGGTTGAATGACGAATCTGTAAGAGCAGCCATTCATGCAGAACCG CGAAGTGTAACAGGTCCATGGGAGCTATGTACACAGAGAATAAGTTACGATCATGATGCTGGAAGTATGATTCCTTATCACATCAACCTCACTTCTCAAGGTTATAGAGCCCTTATTTTCAG TGGAGACCATGATATGTGTGTGCCATATACTGGAAGCCAAGCATGGACTTCTTCAGTTGGTTACAAAATTGTTGATGAATGGAGGCCATGGTTCACCAATTCCCAAGTTGCTGG
- the LOC103487220 gene encoding serine carboxypeptidase 1-like isoform X1, translated as MGARRVEDEEERRRRKGKKMERGLLIILYLLVNAVAIIIIEAAPQGSLVTHLPGFTNNNFPSKHHSGYINIDEIESGKKLFYYFVTSERSPAEDPVVLWLNGGPGCSSFDGFVYEHGPFNFEEGNPKGTLPTLHLNPYSWSKVSNIIYLDSPAGVGLSYSTNHTNYITGDLQTASDTHTFLLKWFKEFPEFVKNPFYIAGESYAGIYVPTLASQVVKGLKDGALPIINLKGYMVGNGVTDEKFDGNALVPFAHGMALISHSIFKEAEASCGGNYFDPQTDDCFDKLDQIDQALERLNIYDILEPCYHSPNTKMNTNLPPSFQQLGQTEKTTLAVRKRMFGRAWPFRAPVRDGIVPLWPQLAQSHASTHESTVPCMNDEVATIWLNDESVRAAIHAEPRSVTGPWELCTQRISYDHDAGSMIPYHINLTSQGYRALIFSGDHDMCVPYTGSQAWTSSVGYKIVDEWRPWFTNSQVAGYLQGYQHNLTFLTIKGAGHTVPEYKPREALDFYSRWLHGNSI; from the exons ATGGGAGCTAGAAGGGTTGAAGAtgaggaagaaagaagaagaagaaaaggaaagaaaatggagagaggtttattaataatattatatttgttAGTTAATGCGGTAGCCATCATTATTATTGAGGCAGCTCCTCAAGGTTCTCTTGTAACTCATTTGCCTGGATTCACAAACAATAACTTTCCATCAAAACACCATTCAGG GTATATAAATATTGATGAAATTGAGAGTGGAAAAAAGctgttttattattttgtgaCGTCGGAACGGAGTCCGGCGGAGGATCCGGTGGTTCTCTGGCTCAACGGCGGCCCTGGCTGCTCTAGCTTCGATGGCTTTGTCTATGAACATG GACCTTTCAATTTTGAGGAAGGAAATCCAAAGGGAACCCTACCCACCTTACATCTCAATCCTTACAGCTGGTCCAAG GtttcaaatattatatatttggatTCTCCTGCTGGGGTTGGCTTATCTTACTCAACAAACCACACTAATTACATAACTGGAGATCTTCAAACTGCTTCTGATACCCACACTTTCCTTCTCAAA TGGTTTAAAGAATTTCCAGAGTTTGTTAAAAATCCATTTTACATAGCAGGAGAGTCTTATGCAGGCATCTATGTCCCTACACTTGCTTCCCAAGTTGTCAAAG GACTCAAAGATGGAGCTTTACCAATCATAAATTTAAAG GGTTACATGGTGGGGAATGGTGTGACGGACGAAAAGTTTGATGGCAATGCTCTTGTTCCCTTTGCACATGGCATGGCCCTCATCTCACACTCCATCTTTAAG GAAGCCGAAGCATCTTGTGGTGGAAATTACTTCGATCCTCAAACAGATGATTGCTTTGACAAACTTGACCAAATTGACCAG GCTCTGGAACGGTTAAACATATACGACATATTGGAGCCATGTTATCACTCACCAAACACAAAAATGAACACCAATTTACCACCTAGTTTTCAACAACTTGGGCAAACGGAGAAGACAACATTGGCGGTTAGGAAGCGGATGTTCGGCCGTGCTTGGCCATTCCGGGCACCGGTGCGTGATGGCATTGTCCCTCTTTGGCCTCAGCTAGCTCAGTCCCATGCTAGTACTCATGAATCCACTGTTCCATGTATg AACGATGAAGTTGCAACCATATGGTTGAATGACGAATCTGTAAGAGCAGCCATTCATGCAGAACCG CGAAGTGTAACAGGTCCATGGGAGCTATGTACACAGAGAATAAGTTACGATCATGATGCTGGAAGTATGATTCCTTATCACATCAACCTCACTTCTCAAGGTTATAGAGCCCTTATTTTCAG TGGAGACCATGATATGTGTGTGCCATATACTGGAAGCCAAGCATGGACTTCTTCAGTTGGTTACAAAATTGTTGATGAATGGAGGCCATGGTTCACCAATTCCCAAGTTGCTGG GTATTTACAAGGATATCAGCACAACCTCACTTTTCTCACCATAAAg
- the LOC103487220 gene encoding serine carboxypeptidase 1-like isoform X3 translates to MGARRVEDEEERRRRKGKKMERGLLIILYLLVNAVAIIIIEAAPQGSLVTHLPGFTNNNFPSKHHSGYINIDEIESGKKLFYYFVTSERSPAEDPVVLWLNGGPGCSSFDGFVYEHGPFNFEEGNPKGTLPTLHLNPYSWSKVSNIIYLDSPAGVGLSYSTNHTNYITGDLQTASDTHTFLLKWFKEFPEFVKNPFYIAGESYAGIYVPTLASQVVKGLKDGALPIINLKEAEASCGGNYFDPQTDDCFDKLDQIDQALERLNIYDILEPCYHSPNTKMNTNLPPSFQQLGQTEKTTLAVRKRMFGRAWPFRAPVRDGIVPLWPQLAQSHASTHESTVPCMNDEVATIWLNDESVRAAIHAEPRSVTGPWELCTQRISYDHDAGSMIPYHINLTSQGYRALIFSGDHDMCVPYTGSQAWTSSVGYKIVDEWRPWFTNSQVAGYLQGYQHNLTFLTIKGAGHTVPEYKPREALDFYSRWLHGNSI, encoded by the exons ATGGGAGCTAGAAGGGTTGAAGAtgaggaagaaagaagaagaagaaaaggaaagaaaatggagagaggtttattaataatattatatttgttAGTTAATGCGGTAGCCATCATTATTATTGAGGCAGCTCCTCAAGGTTCTCTTGTAACTCATTTGCCTGGATTCACAAACAATAACTTTCCATCAAAACACCATTCAGG GTATATAAATATTGATGAAATTGAGAGTGGAAAAAAGctgttttattattttgtgaCGTCGGAACGGAGTCCGGCGGAGGATCCGGTGGTTCTCTGGCTCAACGGCGGCCCTGGCTGCTCTAGCTTCGATGGCTTTGTCTATGAACATG GACCTTTCAATTTTGAGGAAGGAAATCCAAAGGGAACCCTACCCACCTTACATCTCAATCCTTACAGCTGGTCCAAG GtttcaaatattatatatttggatTCTCCTGCTGGGGTTGGCTTATCTTACTCAACAAACCACACTAATTACATAACTGGAGATCTTCAAACTGCTTCTGATACCCACACTTTCCTTCTCAAA TGGTTTAAAGAATTTCCAGAGTTTGTTAAAAATCCATTTTACATAGCAGGAGAGTCTTATGCAGGCATCTATGTCCCTACACTTGCTTCCCAAGTTGTCAAAG GACTCAAAGATGGAGCTTTACCAATCATAAATTTAAAG GAAGCCGAAGCATCTTGTGGTGGAAATTACTTCGATCCTCAAACAGATGATTGCTTTGACAAACTTGACCAAATTGACCAG GCTCTGGAACGGTTAAACATATACGACATATTGGAGCCATGTTATCACTCACCAAACACAAAAATGAACACCAATTTACCACCTAGTTTTCAACAACTTGGGCAAACGGAGAAGACAACATTGGCGGTTAGGAAGCGGATGTTCGGCCGTGCTTGGCCATTCCGGGCACCGGTGCGTGATGGCATTGTCCCTCTTTGGCCTCAGCTAGCTCAGTCCCATGCTAGTACTCATGAATCCACTGTTCCATGTATg AACGATGAAGTTGCAACCATATGGTTGAATGACGAATCTGTAAGAGCAGCCATTCATGCAGAACCG CGAAGTGTAACAGGTCCATGGGAGCTATGTACACAGAGAATAAGTTACGATCATGATGCTGGAAGTATGATTCCTTATCACATCAACCTCACTTCTCAAGGTTATAGAGCCCTTATTTTCAG TGGAGACCATGATATGTGTGTGCCATATACTGGAAGCCAAGCATGGACTTCTTCAGTTGGTTACAAAATTGTTGATGAATGGAGGCCATGGTTCACCAATTCCCAAGTTGCTGG GTATTTACAAGGATATCAGCACAACCTCACTTTTCTCACCATAAAg